The genomic DNA CGCGCGGCGCTTGATGACGTCCTCCGCCAGGGGCGCGGTGCTGCTGGCGGCGGAATAGGCCTTGGTCTCGAACATGGCGATATCTCCCCTGTCTCGATTTCTTTGGCTGTTTGAGTCGGACGGCCACAGGATAGTCACGTCGGATCGAAGCCGACAGCAGGATCCTGCTTCTTCATTGCCTATTCCTGCCTGATCGGGCCGCCGCCCCGGTCCGCCAGGTCGTCCAGGATCGGACAGTCCGGACGCTTGTCGCCGTGGCAGGCGTGGACGAGGCCGCGCAGGGTGTCGCGCATGGCCGCCAGTTCGGTGATCTTCCGTTCGATCGCCGCGAGGTGGGCTTCGGCCACCTCCTTGACCTCGGCGCTTTCGCGGTGGTCGTCCCTCCACAGCGACAACAGCTCGCCCACCTCTTCCATGGTGAACCCGAGATCGCGGGCCCGCTTCACGAAGCGCAGGACGTGCACGGCCTGCTCGCCGTAGACCCGATAGCCGTTGGCCGCCCGGCGCGGCCGCGGCACCAGGCCCGACTCCTCGTAATAGCGGATGGTCTTGGCGGACACCCCCGTGCGCCGGGCCAGTTCGCCGATGACCATCCGTCCGTCGCTCCTGTTGTCTCTGCCGGTTCTCATCGCGTCGGCCTCCAGCGCCGCAGCAGCAGAGCGTTGCTGACCACGCTCACGCTCGACAGGGCCATGGCCGCCCCGGCGAACATGGGCGTCAGCATCCCGGCTGCAGCCAGCGGGATACCCACCGTGTTGTAGATGAAGGCCCAGAACAGGTTCTGGCGGATCTTGCGGCGCGTGGCCCGCGAGACGCCGATGGCGTCGGCGATCAGCGTCGGCTCGGAGCGCATCAGGGTCACACCGGCCGTGTGCATCGCCACGTCCGTGCCCGAGCCCATGGCGAAGCCGACATCGGCCGCAGCCAGGGCCGGCGCGTCGTTCACGCCGTCGCCGACCATGGCCACCACCGCGCCGCCGTCCCGCAACTCCTGCACGTGGCGGGCCTTGTCCTCGGGCAGCACCTCCGCGATCACCTCGGCCACGCCGAGCTCGGTGCCCACGGTCTCGGCCGCCGCGCGATTGTCGCCGGTCAGCATGATCGTCCGCACACCGACCGCGGCCAGTCGCGCCAGTGCCTCGCGCGACGACTCGCGCGGCGCGTCGCCGACGGCGATCCCCCCGCGCATGGCGCCGTCCACCGCGACCCACATCACCGTCAGGCCGCGGGCCTCGAGATCGGCCGCCCGATCGCGCACGGCGCTGCGGTCGAACCCGCGCTCGTCCATCAGGCGCGGACTGCCCACCAGCACCGCGGCCCCTTCGACCCGGGCCGACACGCCGCGCCCGGGCAGGGCCCGGAATTCCGTCGCCTGCGGCACGTCGAGCCCGCGCTCCTCGGCCCGACGCCGCACGGCATCCGCCAGCGGGTGCTCGCTGCCCCGTTGGGCCGCCGCGACCAGGGCCAGCAGGGCATCCTGATCGTCGGCCAGGATCTCGCGCACGTCCGGCCGCCCCACCGTCAGGGTGCCCGTCTTGTCGAGCACGACCGTGTCGACGGCATGGGCCGTCTCGAGGGCCTCGGCGTCCTTGATCAGGATGCCCGCACGCGCGGCCGCGCCCGTGCCCACCATCAGGGCCGCCGGCGTGGCCAGGCCCAGGGCGCAGGGGCAGGCGATGACGAGCACGGCCACGGCGTTCACCAGTGCCCGCTCGAGCCCGGAGCCCGCCAGCACCCAGCCCGCGAAGGTCAGCACCGCAATGCCCATGACGACCGGCACGAACACGGCCGCGACCCTGTCCACGGTCTTCT from bacterium includes the following:
- the cueR gene encoding Cu(I)-responsive transcriptional regulator; its protein translation is MVIGELARRTGVSAKTIRYYEESGLVPRPRRAANGYRVYGEQAVHVLRFVKRARDLGFTMEEVGELLSLWRDDHRESAEVKEVAEAHLAAIERKITELAAMRDTLRGLVHACHGDKRPDCPILDDLADRGGGPIRQE